In Tindallia magadiensis, one DNA window encodes the following:
- the prdR gene encoding sigma-54 dependent transcriptional regulator PrdR → MFLHQLDQYTVGDIMDRRLIKLKEEANSREAINTMISHNLDDIILTDETEKVVAVLTFKDLMKQIRSEEDLTKPLKDLVSQKVIVSTEEAQAIEARNLMKKNHIGRLPVIREGKVVGIVRVNDILNKVYSKIDEMHTALEKILDSLYEGVCVVNPEGTVLLWSKGIEKLYEVNQEEIVGRNLEEFFPTALLLKTLNSKQPIRNVYHSPRPGSYAIISSIPIFIGGEMIAAVSTDRDITETTNLSEELETTKEKLDLLETEVKKINEEQYSFHNVIGKSDIIKEKILEARKVALANSSVLIGGESGTGKEVFARAIHQASGRKGPFVAINCSAIPESLFESEMFGYESGAFTGALNKGKIGKVELANQGTLFLDEIGDMPLYMQAKMLRVLQERQVLRVGGEKSIDIDVRVISATHRNLENMVTEGTFREDLYYRLNVVYIDLPSLRERKEDIPIFLRRFISEFCEENNLRVPEIDAEVLQVLMNYPWPGNIRELKNAIEHLVIFSKDNVIQKNSLPERVLEKKITDEKQQQPVSFDLQENIRNTEISTIKGAMDMADNNKAKAAKIMNIPRSTLYYKLKYYGMKEYL, encoded by the coding sequence ATGTTTTTGCATCAGTTAGATCAATATACCGTTGGTGATATTATGGATCGCCGGCTGATTAAGTTAAAAGAAGAAGCCAATAGCCGAGAAGCGATCAACACGATGATTAGTCATAATTTAGACGATATTATTTTGACCGATGAAACCGAAAAAGTAGTTGCTGTACTGACTTTTAAGGATTTAATGAAACAAATCAGATCAGAGGAAGATTTAACAAAACCGTTAAAAGATTTGGTAAGTCAAAAGGTGATCGTATCAACTGAAGAAGCACAAGCGATTGAAGCAAGAAACCTAATGAAAAAAAACCACATTGGAAGACTTCCGGTGATAAGGGAAGGGAAAGTAGTAGGAATTGTTCGCGTCAACGATATATTGAACAAAGTATATTCAAAGATAGATGAGATGCATACGGCTTTGGAAAAAATTCTGGATAGTCTTTACGAAGGGGTTTGCGTGGTGAATCCGGAAGGGACCGTATTGCTATGGTCAAAAGGGATTGAAAAGCTTTATGAAGTGAATCAGGAAGAAATCGTCGGCCGAAATTTGGAAGAATTTTTTCCAACAGCTTTATTGTTAAAAACCCTTAATAGCAAACAACCAATTCGTAATGTATACCATAGTCCTCGGCCTGGTAGTTATGCCATTATCAGCTCGATTCCTATTTTTATTGGTGGTGAAATGATAGCCGCTGTATCGACGGACCGAGATATTACGGAGACAACCAACCTTTCAGAAGAGCTGGAAACAACAAAGGAAAAACTAGATCTTCTGGAAACAGAAGTAAAAAAAATCAATGAAGAACAGTACTCTTTTCATAATGTGATTGGAAAAAGTGACATTATTAAAGAAAAAATACTAGAAGCCAGGAAAGTGGCATTAGCTAACAGTAGCGTTCTTATTGGTGGCGAAAGCGGTACAGGGAAAGAAGTTTTTGCCAGAGCCATCCATCAGGCCAGTGGTCGAAAAGGACCCTTTGTAGCGATTAATTGCAGCGCTATACCGGAAAGTCTTTTTGAAAGTGAGATGTTTGGGTATGAGAGCGGTGCTTTTACAGGAGCACTTAATAAAGGGAAAATAGGTAAAGTAGAATTGGCTAACCAGGGCACCCTGTTTTTGGATGAAATTGGAGATATGCCTCTTTACATGCAGGCGAAAATGCTGCGGGTTTTGCAGGAACGTCAAGTTTTACGGGTAGGAGGCGAGAAATCCATTGATATTGATGTAAGAGTCATCTCAGCAACCCATCGAAATCTAGAAAACATGGTGACGGAAGGAACTTTTAGAGAAGACTTATATTATCGTCTTAATGTGGTATATATTGATCTACCTAGTCTGAGAGAACGAAAAGAAGATATTCCCATTTTTTTAAGACGCTTTATTTCGGAATTTTGCGAAGAGAACAATTTACGAGTTCCAGAAATAGATGCGGAAGTTCTTCAAGTATTAATGAATTATCCTTGGCCTGGGAATATTAGAGAACTAAAGAATGCGATTGAACATTTGGTTATTTTTTCGAAAGATAATGTGATTCAAAAAAACAGTTTGCCAGAAAGAGTTCTTGAGAAAAAAATCACCGATGAAAAACAACAGCAGCCGGTAAGTTTTGATTTACAGGAAAACATCAGGAATACAGAGATAAGCACGATTAAAGGCGCGATGGATATGGCTGATAACAACAAGGCAAAGGCAGCGAAAATCATGAACATACCCAGAAGCACTCTGTATTATAAATTGAAATATTATGGGATGAAGGAATATCTCTGA
- the metK gene encoding methionine adenosyltransferase, translating to MKRSFFTSESVTEGHPDKICDQISDAILDAIFEKDPNGRVACETIATTGMVMVAGEITTNCYVDIPKIARKTVEEIGYTRAKFGFDSDTCAVLTAIDEQSSDIAMGVDESLERRGGEEENGLESTGAGDQGIMFGYACKETPELMPMPISLAHKLAKKLAEVRKKGTLQYLRPDGKTQVTVEYEGDVPVRIDAIVISSQHSPEVDHATIEKDLIEHVIRPVLPAEFIDEKTRYLINPTGRFVVGGPQGDAGLTGRKIIVDTYGGYSRHGGGAFSGKDPTKVDRSAAYAARYVAKNIVAADLASRCEVGLAYAIGVAQPVSILVDTFGTGKVSEETLIQLIRRHFDLRPAAIIRDLDLRRPIYRQIAAYGHMGRTDLDLTWERTDKAEGLKNDIAKA from the coding sequence ATGAAAAGAAGCTTTTTTACTTCAGAATCAGTAACAGAAGGACATCCAGATAAAATATGTGATCAAATCTCTGATGCGATCTTGGATGCAATATTTGAAAAAGATCCTAATGGTCGTGTTGCTTGTGAGACGATTGCTACTACAGGGATGGTGATGGTAGCGGGGGAAATAACAACCAACTGTTATGTGGATATTCCTAAAATAGCAAGAAAAACAGTAGAAGAAATTGGCTATACAAGGGCTAAGTTTGGTTTTGATAGCGATACCTGTGCGGTACTGACGGCTATTGATGAACAGTCCAGTGATATTGCTATGGGTGTGGATGAATCCCTAGAAAGGCGTGGAGGCGAAGAAGAGAATGGTCTTGAGTCAACAGGTGCTGGAGATCAGGGAATTATGTTTGGATATGCTTGTAAAGAAACACCGGAATTAATGCCCATGCCAATTTCGCTAGCGCATAAACTAGCTAAAAAGCTGGCAGAAGTGCGGAAAAAGGGAACTCTTCAGTACTTGAGACCAGATGGAAAAACCCAAGTAACCGTAGAATACGAAGGCGATGTGCCGGTAAGGATTGACGCTATTGTTATTTCCTCTCAACATAGTCCGGAAGTAGATCATGCAACGATAGAAAAAGACCTTATTGAGCATGTAATACGGCCGGTATTACCAGCGGAATTCATCGACGAAAAAACCAGATACCTCATTAACCCTACCGGTCGATTTGTTGTGGGTGGACCTCAGGGAGACGCCGGGCTTACGGGCAGAAAAATCATTGTAGATACTTATGGAGGTTACTCACGGCATGGTGGTGGAGCTTTTTCTGGTAAAGATCCAACAAAAGTAGATCGGTCAGCGGCCTATGCGGCTAGATATGTGGCAAAAAACATTGTTGCTGCCGATTTGGCATCTCGTTGCGAAGTGGGACTTGCTTATGCCATTGGCGTTGCTCAGCCGGTTTCTATCTTGGTAGACACTTTTGGGACAGGTAAGGTATCGGAAGAAACGCTTATTCAACTTATTCGACGTCATTTCGATTTGCGACCAGCCGCGATTATTCGAGATTTAGATCTCAGAAGACCTATTTATCGACAAATTGCAGCCTATGGTCATATGGGTCGGACGGATCTTGATTTAACCTGGGAGAGAACCGATAAAGCAGAAGGTCTAAAAAATGATATAGCAAAAGCTTAG
- a CDS encoding methyl-accepting chemotaxis protein, with the protein MSGKKSLLQNMKIRNKIFAIFVVAGLVPMMIIAAVSYHQARNELVESVFSEVALYQEMTERRVGQYIDEKVMYGTTLSRMENLYSAAEIWGTYGRQSEEWQETYGELEALLPGLTEEYGFLSIYITDAEGQGIYGSGDLKERIEGADFSPRDYFRTAMAGDQNISEFEYSDIIDDYYITVSTPLRRDGTGAVIGTVNGYIPVDTLQNMLQEGIYLVGETGDIYLIDEQGLLYTDTVLGDYRQDAAFQVTIDTFAVQELKGRIQERSYDFSGVGIYDDYLGNSVLGGYGVISIGETALGMIVEIDEAEALAGVRTLMIAMITMTAVSVGIAILLIFFGSRSITIPMQTMAKSIQKIAAYDFTIAEDGGIQQYEQRKDEIGEMAHGLSSTVETLRNIIIKIRREADSVNHSATTVLDVASGLAAGTEEMSAKTGVVSAATEQINASIDGTAKATEEARSNMSTIASAVEEMSANIRNLASASEETSSEVNNVTELIEGVNKDMELVVEDTQEVNSLVADITTAIKEINLSLGEISENCEKSITISDEAEKEVEHTTEAIQKLNKSSAEINKIVEVINDIADQTNMLALNAAIEAAGAGEAGKGFAVVANEVKELAKQTGDATDEIANQIASMQRDMQGTVKAVDGITDVIKQVKDITGQIAAAVTEQSATTGNISENVVDTSQRVNNIATSISKVTENSKDVLRSSSEASKGVNEIARSASELSAASDEVAQSSENVTMQMEEIARANSEVSSGAVDIAENIREIDQAAADAAHGATESSQSAQDLSEIADQLNQLMAQFKV; encoded by the coding sequence ATGTCGGGAAAAAAGAGTTTATTACAAAACATGAAAATTCGCAATAAAATCTTTGCTATTTTTGTGGTTGCAGGTCTTGTTCCGATGATGATAATCGCTGCTGTGAGCTATCATCAGGCGAGGAATGAACTGGTTGAAAGTGTTTTTTCGGAGGTGGCGCTTTATCAGGAGATGACAGAACGCAGGGTTGGTCAGTATATAGATGAAAAAGTAATGTATGGCACTACGCTTTCACGAATGGAAAATCTATATAGTGCGGCTGAGATATGGGGAACCTATGGAAGGCAAAGTGAAGAATGGCAGGAAACTTATGGAGAATTAGAGGCACTTCTTCCGGGGCTGACAGAAGAATATGGATTCCTAAGCATTTATATCACAGATGCAGAGGGACAGGGTATTTATGGAAGTGGAGATCTGAAAGAACGCATTGAAGGAGCGGATTTTTCGCCACGGGACTATTTTAGAACCGCGATGGCAGGTGATCAAAACATATCGGAATTTGAGTACTCTGATATTATTGACGATTATTATATAACTGTTTCGACTCCTCTGCGAAGAGACGGTACAGGGGCAGTGATAGGTACGGTTAACGGGTACATACCAGTGGACACATTACAAAACATGCTCCAAGAAGGAATTTACCTAGTAGGTGAAACCGGAGATATTTACTTGATAGATGAACAAGGGCTGCTATATACAGACACAGTTCTTGGAGATTATCGACAAGATGCGGCTTTTCAGGTAACCATTGACACCTTTGCCGTTCAGGAGTTAAAAGGACGGATTCAAGAGCGCAGCTACGATTTTTCCGGTGTAGGAATTTATGACGATTATTTAGGAAACTCGGTTTTAGGTGGGTATGGAGTGATTTCTATCGGAGAAACCGCCTTAGGAATGATTGTGGAAATTGATGAAGCCGAAGCCTTAGCGGGTGTCAGAACATTGATGATAGCCATGATTACTATGACGGCAGTTAGCGTAGGGATTGCAATATTACTTATTTTCTTTGGTTCTCGCTCCATTACGATTCCAATGCAGACGATGGCAAAATCGATCCAGAAAATAGCCGCTTATGATTTTACGATTGCTGAAGATGGAGGAATACAGCAATATGAGCAACGTAAAGATGAGATTGGTGAAATGGCCCATGGCCTTTCATCTACCGTAGAAACCCTTAGAAATATCATTATAAAAATTCGGCGTGAAGCAGATTCAGTGAATCATTCGGCGACTACGGTGTTAGACGTAGCCAGTGGTCTGGCAGCAGGAACCGAAGAAATGAGTGCCAAAACCGGTGTTGTCAGTGCGGCAACAGAACAAATAAATGCCAGCATCGATGGAACTGCAAAAGCAACAGAAGAAGCTCGTTCCAATATGAGTACCATCGCTTCGGCTGTAGAGGAAATGTCGGCGAATATACGTAATTTAGCGTCAGCTTCAGAAGAAACCTCTTCCGAAGTTAATAATGTAACAGAACTGATCGAAGGCGTTAACAAAGATATGGAACTTGTTGTGGAAGACACCCAGGAAGTAAATAGCTTAGTGGCGGATATCACGACGGCAATAAAAGAAATAAACCTTTCTTTAGGTGAAATTAGCGAGAATTGCGAAAAATCCATTACGATCAGTGATGAAGCGGAAAAAGAGGTAGAACATACAACAGAAGCGATTCAAAAACTGAATAAGTCCTCGGCCGAGATTAATAAAATTGTTGAAGTAATCAATGATATTGCTGATCAGACGAATATGTTGGCCCTAAATGCAGCCATAGAAGCAGCGGGAGCAGGAGAAGCTGGAAAAGGATTTGCTGTGGTTGCTAATGAAGTAAAGGAATTAGCGAAGCAAACAGGTGACGCCACGGATGAAATTGCTAATCAAATTGCATCAATGCAACGAGATATGCAAGGAACGGTTAAAGCTGTGGATGGTATTACTGATGTTATAAAACAGGTAAAAGATATCACCGGTCAAATTGCGGCGGCCGTTACAGAACAATCAGCTACTACTGGAAATATCTCTGAAAATGTGGTAGACACTTCACAAAGAGTCAACAATATTGCGACGAGTATCAGTAAAGTCACCGAAAATTCAAAAGACGTTCTAAGGAGTTCCTCTGAAGCATCGAAAGGCGTGAATGAAATAGCTAGATCAGCTTCCGAACTATCAGCGGCCTCCGATGAAGTCGCACAAAGCAGTGAGAATGTAACGATGCAAATGGAAGAAATTGCCAGAGCAAACAGCGAAGTTTCCTCCGGCGCTGTTGATATTGCGGAAAATATTCGCGAAATTGATCAAGCAGCGGCGGATGCTGCCCACGGTGCTACAGAAAGTAGCCAGTCAGCTCAGGATCTGTCAGAAATTGCGGATCAGCTAAATCAATTAATGGCACAATTCAAAGTATAA
- a CDS encoding S-layer homology domain-containing protein translates to MVKKLLLIISLLLFIQSAFIPVAAGDQPCRDEINEIINEVALQKNIPPVLLRAIAWKESGKRQFHNGQPFVHAGNQGIMQINRVHNNRLDKEALLNDVRYNVEVGADVLLSRWLFEDIATVGERDPDVLENWYFALWGYNGWLPRNNPADRNGDTYQDGIFDLIRERYNVPVSDVDWNQIPSGERTPRGFGISNPDRVSDGHLLFYQPGDLVEAVPEDLWLLEAPGADHTGWAPEGSRLRVISHEKLEAGLYWYRLESIDNGSQGWARSIDLLPVKAAVLAEKDAFSRLEETEQQVVTLSMPEEAVSSSPFKDLKDHPAQEAVKRLNEAGIISGTQSGRYEPDRPMTREELAVVFEKAFDLDSHQKEAYLPKDWEKVSEWAQEPLETVIAHRIMTEYGDGTVRPKKHATREQVLVMVTKALELELEAVANEDPNFADADRVSEWAVPAVNKLVEKEMIPASEELKLFPDRAVTRGELAILLDGVIDKEYQ, encoded by the coding sequence ATGGTAAAAAAACTACTGCTTATCATTAGTCTTTTACTTTTTATCCAATCAGCCTTTATTCCGGTGGCAGCGGGTGATCAGCCTTGTCGGGATGAGATTAATGAAATTATTAACGAAGTGGCGCTTCAAAAAAACATTCCGCCGGTATTGCTACGAGCTATCGCTTGGAAAGAGAGTGGAAAGAGGCAGTTTCACAATGGGCAGCCCTTTGTTCATGCGGGGAACCAAGGGATTATGCAAATTAACAGAGTACATAATAATCGTCTGGATAAAGAAGCTTTATTAAATGATGTGAGGTATAATGTGGAAGTGGGAGCTGATGTCTTGCTGAGTCGGTGGCTTTTTGAAGACATTGCCACGGTTGGAGAAAGAGATCCGGATGTACTAGAGAACTGGTACTTTGCTCTTTGGGGTTATAATGGATGGTTGCCGCGCAACAATCCAGCAGATCGAAATGGCGATACCTATCAGGATGGTATTTTTGATTTGATCAGAGAACGTTATAATGTCCCGGTATCTGATGTTGATTGGAACCAGATACCTTCCGGTGAAAGAACTCCCAGAGGATTTGGAATATCAAATCCAGATAGGGTTAGCGATGGACACCTATTGTTTTATCAGCCAGGTGATCTTGTTGAAGCTGTTCCGGAAGATTTATGGTTGCTGGAAGCACCTGGAGCTGATCATACCGGTTGGGCTCCGGAGGGCTCAAGGCTTAGAGTGATTAGTCATGAAAAGTTGGAAGCCGGCTTGTACTGGTACCGGCTGGAGTCTATTGACAATGGTAGTCAGGGGTGGGCCAGAAGTATTGATTTACTGCCGGTGAAAGCGGCTGTATTGGCAGAAAAGGATGCTTTTAGCCGATTAGAAGAAACAGAGCAACAGGTGGTCACTTTATCCATGCCAGAAGAAGCCGTATCCTCCAGTCCATTCAAAGATTTAAAAGATCATCCTGCCCAGGAAGCTGTAAAAAGATTGAATGAGGCTGGAATCATTAGCGGTACTCAAAGTGGTCGCTATGAACCGGATCGACCTATGACTAGAGAAGAGCTGGCGGTTGTTTTTGAAAAAGCTTTTGATTTAGACAGTCATCAGAAGGAAGCATACTTGCCAAAAGACTGGGAGAAGGTAAGTGAATGGGCGCAGGAGCCGCTGGAAACCGTGATCGCTCATCGCATTATGACTGAATATGGTGACGGAACCGTAAGACCTAAAAAACATGCAACGAGAGAGCAGGTACTCGTGATGGTGACAAAAGCTTTAGAGCTGGAATTGGAAGCCGTCGCCAATGAAGACCCAAATTTCGCAGATGCCGATAGAGTTAGTGAATGGGCTGTACCAGCGGTGAATAAACTTGTTGAAAAAGAGATGATACCAGCTTCAGAAGAATTGAAATTATTTCCTGATAGAGCTGTTACCAGAGGTGAATTAGCGATTCTTTTAGATGGAGTGATTGATAAAGAATATCAGTAA
- a CDS encoding pyridoxal phosphate-dependent aminotransferase yields the protein MSTTMVAPHSKRPIADDKVFAANKKAQEAAKKVGAEQVINSTLGALMEDDGSLSVMQSVMKTFKDLPDAEIAAYAPIAGLPDFQQAAEKAVFDEYRPTGHVRAVATPGGSGGIRHAVWNYMEAGDTMLTADWYWAPYKTITEEHGRKLETFQLFDENKAFNLPSFKEKVEELLGKQERLLIMMNTPAHNPTGYSLTEEEWKEVLDYLKEKQAKDQKKIILYLDIAYIDFAGDMKTSRGFMKQFENLPENILVLVGYSMSKAFTFYGLRCGALLCLSSSEEIANEFMAAATFSSRACWSNGTRGAQKLLANVYSDESLLKKVNEERDSFKKLLETRAHAFVEEAETIGLEIFPYRAGFFITIPCENPDKVADELAKNHLFLLPLGRGLRFAPCAVSEAKCRKSARFIKEAIDKVNG from the coding sequence ATGAGCACAACCATGGTAGCACCTCATTCCAAACGTCCAATAGCGGACGACAAGGTATTTGCAGCTAATAAAAAAGCTCAGGAAGCCGCGAAAAAGGTGGGCGCTGAGCAGGTGATTAACTCAACCTTGGGCGCATTGATGGAAGATGATGGCAGTCTTTCTGTCATGCAATCTGTTATGAAAACTTTTAAGGACCTTCCGGATGCAGAGATTGCTGCTTATGCACCCATTGCCGGCCTTCCAGATTTTCAGCAGGCAGCTGAAAAAGCTGTTTTTGATGAATATCGGCCGACTGGTCACGTTCGAGCTGTTGCGACGCCAGGTGGTTCAGGTGGTATTCGACATGCTGTATGGAATTATATGGAAGCTGGAGATACAATGCTTACGGCCGACTGGTATTGGGCTCCCTATAAAACCATCACAGAAGAACATGGGCGGAAACTAGAAACTTTCCAATTGTTTGATGAAAACAAAGCCTTTAACCTTCCTTCCTTTAAAGAAAAAGTAGAAGAGTTGCTTGGAAAACAGGAAAGACTCCTTATTATGATGAATACACCGGCACATAATCCTACAGGCTACAGCCTGACGGAAGAAGAATGGAAAGAAGTATTAGATTATTTGAAAGAAAAACAGGCAAAAGATCAAAAGAAGATTATTCTTTACTTAGATATTGCCTATATCGATTTTGCGGGAGATATGAAAACCTCCAGAGGTTTTATGAAGCAATTTGAAAATCTACCGGAAAACATCCTGGTCCTAGTAGGCTACAGTATGTCCAAAGCCTTTACTTTTTATGGACTCCGTTGCGGTGCGTTGCTATGCTTAAGCAGCAGCGAAGAGATCGCCAATGAGTTTATGGCAGCTGCCACTTTTTCCAGTCGTGCTTGCTGGTCTAATGGAACTAGAGGAGCACAGAAACTTCTAGCCAATGTATATAGCGATGAAAGCTTGTTGAAAAAAGTGAATGAAGAAAGAGATTCTTTCAAAAAGTTATTGGAAACACGAGCTCACGCTTTTGTGGAAGAAGCAGAAACCATAGGACTGGAAATATTCCCCTACCGGGCAGGTTTTTTTATTACCATTCCCTGCGAGAATCCAGATAAGGTAGCGGATGAACTGGCAAAAAATCACTTATTTCTACTGCCTTTAGGAAGAGGATTGAGATTTGCTCCCTGTGCCGTATCAGAAGCAAAATGCAGGAAATCAGCTCGTTTCATTAAAGAAGCGATAGACAAGGTGAATGGATAG